DNA sequence from the Vicia villosa cultivar HV-30 ecotype Madison, WI linkage group LG3, Vvil1.0, whole genome shotgun sequence genome:
ATATGTAAGTAGAGTTTCTATACTAGGACATGTTCTTAAGGCAAAAAGTGGAGAATTGTGGGACCCTTTAAAGTAAACTAAGAACAAAAGTATTATTCTTGCATTGGAGTAAATATAGGTGAATGTTCTTAAATCACATGTGAAAACTTGAGAACCACTACAAGTAATTTAAGAACATCAAACATTGTTCATAGTCTCTTCATTTTACATTAACTTTTACTGTTAGTTGTTTTATACATAGTAGTTGCTTGAACGGTTACTGGTTTGGCCTTTTGGGCATATCTTGTTTGGCATGCTGCCATGTTCAATTTGGTGTTTGTTGCGCTTTTTCTGAACCTTACAAGTTAATAATTTGGTTGCAGAACGGAATAATGCAAACTCATGATGAAGAAACTCGAAAGTTTTTCAAGCATTCTTCAGTTACATGCGTGTTGTCACCAAGATATGCCAGCAGTAAGCTTAGCATTTTCAAGCAGCAGGCATGCTTTATGCTATGGTTTACTAGCTTTCCTAGACTTTTTTATGTTTCTGTTTAAAAGTTATGCATATTTTATGGTTCTTTACATCCTTTCATAATATCACTCTAGTTTTAATATATTGTTGGTCATCCTAGATGGATTGAATACTCTCATCTGAGTTGTTCACATGAGGGGATCTATTCCCATGCGCAGGATAAAATTTTTGAATCTTTGGATTGATATTGTTAAAATATATCAAAGAAAATTCATGTTATATGTATTGTATCCTAGAATAATTTTGAATGTCATAGATCATCTCTTAGCTTTAGTTTTTGTCTCTTATTAGATCTCAtagcttattttttttattttttttttattttattttctgtcaatTGTTTTGCCATATTTAACTAGAATATGGTAAACCGGTATGGTTTGACGCTAGTGAAAGATATACTCCAATTTTCAAAAAAGAGAAGAATGCAATATCTTCTACTTATAGGGAAAAAATCTATTGATATAACTAAAGCTTAATGCTTGGTCTTTCTTTGCCTCAATCCTTTTAATGTCAACAGACGAGATTTACTGGGTTGGTGGCCATCCTTTTCTTCTATATGGCCTAATAGTTGAAAGcaaaaatataattgtttttcttttttcacaATCAGTAATTGAGTTTTATGAAGCCCAACATGAagtttagaaagaaaaaatattgTTGTTTTTAAGAAAATTGGAAGACCTATTAACTGTATAATGTTACATCATATTCAGGTTGTTGGAACGCTTTTTACGCACCATCAGAAATGTGTGATCGTTGATACCCAAGCACATGGAAATAATCGGAAGATAACTGCATTTATAGGTGGTCTAGATCTTTGTGATGGTCGGTATGATACACCTGAGCATAGAATTTGCCGTGATCTTGACACTGTTTATAAGGATGATTATCATAATCCCACATTTTCTGTAAGTTAATAATTTTTGAGAATACTTCATATTAACTTTCCAGACATTAGTATGACCTTTTCTTTTGAACATGACATGTCCAGTTTTTGTTCCCTTCTTAACTAAGCGGAAAAAAAATCCTCTTTATTTAAAAGCTACTTGCATTTCTTGGTCTGTAGTGTAAATATTCATATACAGTATTGTTTTAGCATGTAGTGGTTAGAAAGTTAAAGTAGAGAAAGAAACCTTTCAGCAAGTTTGACATGTTAGCACTCTAGCAGTGTTATTGGTACTTCGAATCTAGTAGTAAATGAAAGAACTCGAGAAGCACGGTTTTAGAGAGAATGAATGTTACTGAATACTGCATAATTCATTGAATCTTTAGGAAATGATTACAAGACAAAACTGAATACATGAGCTAGATACATATACGACAATAAGGGGATAGTGAGTGTCTAACTAACTCTAATCTCAAACTAACTTAACAGTTGGTAACTACTATAGCTTAGGTGAAGCTTTCTATATAGTTGATACATATATATACTGTGATACTTCATAAATATAAGTTGtcgtaatgttttttttttaaataataagatTGAGATTGCCAAGGCACTCTTACCAAGTGGAATTTCTTTTCATCCTCCATTTTAATAATAGGCAGGAACCAAGGGTCCAAGGCAACCATGGCATGATCTGCATTGTAAAATTGAAGGGCCTGCTGCATATGATATACTCACTAATTTTGAGCAGCGCTGGAGGAGAGCCACCAAATGGTCTGAGTTAGGTCAAAAATTAAAAAGAGTATCGCACTGGCATGATGATTCTTTAATTAAGTTAGAACGCATCTCTTGGATTCTTAGTCCTTCTGAATCAATGCCAAACGACGATCCTGAATTATGGGTTTCAAAGGAAGATGACCCTGAAAATTGGCATGTTCAGGTTACCAGTTCATTGTCTTTAATTATAGTATctattactttttgttttgtttttagaaataattttttttctttatttttggtttttcacAGGTTTTTCGATCCATAGATTCAGGCTCTTTGAAAGGATTTCCTAAGGATATATATGAAGCCAGGGCTCAGGTGACTGAATCTTTTATAAGATGAATTTAACCAACTTAGAGCTGATCTATGTATGTAACAGAGCCTTGGGTTTTCCCTGTCTcactaattaatttttttgtcaacCACTCATTGCAGAATCTTGTTTGTGCTAAGAATTTGGTCATAGACAAGAGTATTCAGACAGCTTACATACATGCCATTAGATCTGCACAGCATTTTATTTATATTGAGAATCAATACTTTATTGGATCATCCTTTGCTTGGCCATCTTACAAAGAAGCAGGTTTTGACAGAATATTCATATATTGCTTACAATTTTGACTGCTCATTATTAGAGTGCGACAGAAGTTTTGTTACTTTTAGCTTAAGACTATTTCTCAATATTGTAGTGTTTGCAAAACCATGCTTGTGCTCTATTGCTTATCGTGCAACTTCAAATGTTCTGTTATTGTGTGGCTAAACTATCGATATCACTTGAACATAGAAATGTTCATTTTTCATTGTAGATTTTCCTCAAAACCTGAAATCTGCCCAAGCCATGCTCTTTTGCTCATCCTGTATTTTGAGCAACTGCCTAATACTGATAATATGACAATCTGACTCGATAAATATGTCATATacattttttattgttgttttaccTTCAAAACTGTCCGGTGGATAATGTTTTTTGTCgtgatattttttattagtattttattacATCCTTTTCTACTAATTCTAATAATCCATTCTATGATCAGGTGCTGATAACTTAATTCCTATGGAGTTGGCGCTGAAAATTGTCAGTAAGATCAGATCTCGGGAGAGATTTACGGTTTATGTTGTCATTCCAATGTGGCCAGAAGGTGTCCCTTCTTCTGTCACAGTGCAAGAGATTCTCTATTTTCAGGTAATATAGTGTAAAAGATGGATTAAGATCCTCTCTATTTTCTCCATTATTATAGTTTTTTGTGTAAAAAACACGCATATCTAAGACATATgacatataattaatatttatttgattttatacacataaaactatagtaatgaGTTCTCAATTTTTTTAggaaatggagaggatccttaCCTCTAAAAGATGTGGCTAGCATAGTATATGAAAAGTTTTAAAATAGTAGATAATTTTTAATTCAGTCAATTGTCATCGGTATGCTTATTAAAGAGGAACTTGCATTTTCAGGGACAAACTATGCGAATGATGTATGGAATCATAGCCCGGGaattaaaatatatgaacatGAACAATAGCCATCCACAAGATTACCTCAATTTTTACTGTCTTGGTAACCGAGAGAAGTTTGCAACTGAAGATTCAAATCCAAAGAGTTCACATTCCGATGATGGCGACACGGTAATTGTTCAAAATGTTATTCTGACTTATGCATTAATGATGGAATGAATCACCTTGCATTTGAAAACTTGTCATGCTGGTATATGTGTATATTACGGTTGTAAACTATAATTTGAACTAGTCCTTGAAACTCAACAACAACTGAAAAAAGAGAGGAGGTACAGGAGGTCATTCGGCCTAGCCTCATTGATGATAAGTCCAGAATAAGAAAAAGTAGTACATAATTCACAATTAGAACCATTAAAGGCACTAATTCCAATTTATGTGGTACGCATGTCACAACTTAACCACATAAAAGACTAATGGGATAAATAGTAAGACTAAAGGGGTGGGTTTATAAGCAAGGTGAGGCGAAAGTCCAAATTTTTTCGACCTTTTAGATCATGAACCTCAAGTTTGGACTACTATGAAGCTCAATTTGTAAAACACTCCTCCAATTGGCCCCGTGCTAGAATTCTaacaaaaatgaatgaaatataaTATCATTTTAGTTTCACTCGGAATATTAATTTAATGGAACTAGCAAGTCTTCTCATTTCTAATAGGGTTCCTTGTTCTACTAATTTATACTAGTAATTTATTATTTGCTTTGCTCCTATCACTTGTGTTGCTGGTTGGCCATTTTTACTGGGAAAAATTACACTCACCTCTCCCTTAGGTCTGCTAAAATGACACTAACAATTCTTCTAGTTTAAAATTGTGCACTAACCTTCTCTCTAGTTTGAAAATATGCACTAACCTCCCATAAGTGTATATATAAATACCAACAGAAGTTTATAGGGACAAACAAAAAACCGTAAGTAAATGTCATCTATACCTACAATTTTTTGTTGTCACTAGATGTTAGTGTAGTTTTAATAGATCTCAAAGGTTATTGCATATTTTAAAACTACGGGAGAGGGAAGGGGTGTCGGTGTCATTTTAATAGAGAGTTGAGTGTAATTTACCTTCTTTTTTCTTACTATTTTAAAGGAGTAAGGAGAAAGAAATAGAACTATATTTAAGAAAAGAGAGTTTTgtcaaaaaaataattatgaagaAGGAAATATCTTAATTTTAGGCCGTAATTAAATCCTCAAGATCATATGTTTTATGGAGTTCAAACTTCAAATAGTTAGTCCATTATTTATTATAGTTCTTGAGTGCTacattttcaattatttattataGTTCTTGCTTGCTACATTTCTCTAGAGTATTACTGGATTGTGAATGTGAAGTATATGCCCAAACTACTTGCTGGTAGATATTTAGTTCAGGGTTGGTATTGTTATTTTGATAtcattaagttaatattttcCTGCAATCATCAGGTTTCAGCTTCACAAAAGTTTCAACGGTTTATGATTTATGTACATGCCAAGGGAATGGTTGTGGATGATGAGTATGTGATGGTTGGATCTGCCAATATCAACCAACGATCTTTGGGTGGATCAAGAGATACCGAGATAGCAATGGGTGCATATCAACCCCGTCATACATGGAACAAGAAAAAGGGTCACCCTCGTGGGCAGGTTTGTATAATAATATTCACTAATCTACAGAGTTATGACTCCACCTTTTTCCAGACAACACTTTCACAAGGACTTGCTTAACTGATATTTGCAGGTATATGGGTATCGAATGTCCTTGTGGGCAGAGCACTTAGGGACCATACATGACTGCTTCAAGGAGCCTGAAAGTTTGGAATGTGTGGAGACTGTGAACAAGATTGCGGAACAAAACTGGAAGAAATTTACAGCTGATGATTTTAAGCCATTGCAAGGGCACATTATGAAGTATCCCATCAAAGTGAATGCAGATGGGAAAATAAGCTCCTTACCTGGGTTCGAGTCTTTCCCAGATGTCGGCGGCAAGGTGCTTGGTTCCCGATCTACCCTGCCTGATGCTCTGACTACATAGACATAACATAACCTCCCATTCTCAAATAAGAGAGAATTCGATCGCAAGACGTGCTGGGCAAAAATTTTATTGGCTCCACAAAAATTTTAAAGGGTCCTTGCCCAACTTTTTTTCTTATCATGATCTACTGTATAGTATGCAATAGGCTGCGTATGCCAGCCATAGCCACACTGTATATTTGTATGTGTTAAATGCTTGCTGCATATAGTTTGGGTCTTCAAGTGCTTAATAATAAACTATCATTTCATAGCCCTATACCGGTTCCTATGCCCTTGATTTCAAGGATGTTGTTCATAATCGTTCCAATGAGAACTTCAAAGTTACCAGGTAAAACAATTGTATAAAATTTTATACTTCagtgttttatttttatatttaaaaatgtattaagatCAATATAAATTGAAGTTCATCCACTGACATATATTATTATTACGGTTACCATATTCCTTCCTGTTGTTACTAATATAAGaaaacattttctttttcttcaaatgAAATTATACGATTATAAGCTAAAGAAAACACATTTTAGGATGCATTGCATGGTATATATACGGCGGAAAACATTCTGACTCCACTTAAGTAAATGAATTACATTACACCAGTTCATCTCATACAATAGTATTCCATAACAACAACGTTTAATTAAGCTCTTCAACAAGAACAAAATTAACATGAACAAACCATATTATAAAGAGGGGACAAAGCATTTTAACTTAATTAACAGTGACTTGTCCAACCATACCAGCTCCTTGGTGAGGTGAGCAGTAGAATTTGTAGGTACCCTTAGCATCCAACTTAACACTGTAAGTCTCACCAGGTGCATTGAGAAGATCTTCTTCAGGCATGGAAATTTTCGCTGCATCAACCCCGGCAGGAATCTCGTCTTCATCGAAGACAACGTTGTGAGGAAAACCAGCATTGTTCTTGAATACAATCGTGTCTCCTGCGGCCACTTCGAAACTGTTGGGAACAAAAGCCAAACCCCCATCACTAGCACCAAGCAACACTTCAACAGCCAAGGCATTGCTAGCTAGAACTGCACTTGCAGCAGTGGCAACAAGAGCAACTCCAAAGTCTTTGAGTGAAGCTCTGACACAAAGCCTAGGTGATTGGGAAGTTGAAGATGGAATCTTAGCCATGGCACTAACTTTGGTTGCTGCGTTTGCCTTAAGGCCTGTGAATGATGGAATAGCAACGGTGGTGGAAGTGACTGTGGCCATTTTTTTCTCAAGAGTAATTAGTTTCTTCTCTACTGAATTTGTATGTGTTTGAAGGGAATCGAAAGAGAGACACACAGAGGGTGATTTTTTATAGAATGGATGATAAAGATGTGGATTGGGTTTTTGTGTGGCTAAGATGTGTGGAAGAATGTGTGATTTAGATAATGTAGATGTGCCACAGAGTGCACGGACTTAAAGTGGGTTATCTGATGAACACTGCTGTGATTGGTTGGGTTGGATGTTATCCTCCGACGtggtttagatttttttttagtaaGTAGTTATTTCTATTTCTCCTATTTGTTATGGGAAATATAAAATTAAGATTAAGTGTctttttggtaaaaatagcggttgaccgATAAGTTAGCTGATGGCTgatggcttatagcttatagcggatggttgagactgatagcttataagctaattgaatttgaagtgtttggtaaaattagcggttcaattaacttataaatgtaaaatgacataaaagatatttaatatataattattatattttaaattaaaataatttataagggttaaaaattaattttaattaaaataataaggataaaaaaggaagaaaaaagtaataagctataagacataaactaaaacgctatttgaaatagcgtttggaaaataagttataagctagtaAAAAAAGCTATAagttcgtgatgaaaagaccgttatcaaacgggtctaaattatcatatgagcttataagacataagacataagctataagctcgaaaacatgtcaTACCAAAGAGAGCCTAAATGCATTTTTTAtccattaatttaatttaaaatttcacTTTTGTACTTTAACTAATATTTTTAGTCTTTTAAAAATCATTAAATTAGGCAAGTTGATCATTTCTTGTAAATTTTgggaaaaaaaagttaaattgtACATATGTAACAATTTAGTTGTGACTATGTTATCTgacatgatttatttattttgtagcTATTAATCAAACAATTGACCAACATAAACCCTAGTATCCTTCGTTTCTTTGCATTTGGTAATCAAACCCTTGAGCCTTAACTCATTACGTTGAAATGAATATTTGCACACGATGAAATGTGATTTGTACCTTTGGATATGAAACGAGTACCGTTGATTTCACCAGGTTGACATTTGCAACATTATTTCTTTTCAAAGCTTTCGATTTTTAATTTCTTGCTCTCTTTATTCTACTTCACTTGATCTTGTTTCAATGTTAACTCTAAATGTTTGTCGCCATGAAGAAGTTTGATTCTCGTTTCCCtattgtgaatattttctttttctttttcaaaattttgatcttTTACATTTTCTATGTTATTTTTAAGATGAAAAAAGTATATTGTGGTTTTGATTCTCTAGATTTTTCTTCTAAGTTCCacgctctaggagcttgcttcaatatATACAAGGCTTTATAAAACTTGTACACTATCCCTTtctgattctttttcacaaattcaAGAGGTTGTGACACATAAACTTCTTCTAGTAAAGGATCGTTTAGAAATGCAGATTTAACACCCAGATGTATCATAGACCAATTCCTATTAGCAACTATAACAATCACCAAACTGATTATTTCATGTCTAGCTATAggtgcaaacacctcaaagtagtCTAGCccaggttttttaaaaaaacctcTAGCTACTAACCTTGCTTTGTGTTTCCCAATTGATTCATCTGGCTTCAACTTCACCTTGACAACCCATTTGacactgatggctttcttctcctTTGGAAGTCCAGTTAACTCCCAAGTCTTGTTACTTTATAttgcctcaagttcttctttcatggccttTAGCCAGACTTTCTTCTTCAGTGCTTCTTCTGTATTCACAAGTTCAAAGTTTACTAACATGACACACTGAATGACTTTGCCTTCAAATTATATTTCGTTATCACGTAACATATCAAACTCTACAAACCTTCTGGGTATTTGTCTCATTCTTTGTGGTCTCTGAACTTGTTCTGAATCTTATACGGAGCCTGTAACAATGTCAGCTTCTGGACCTCCTCCAAAAAAAACTACCTTCAGAAACATGACTTTCAGAAGTTTGACCACTAGATTCTGGACCACCTTCATATTATGGATCACATTCTGATTATGGATCACTTCCAGAGTCTCCGCTAGAGTCACCTTCAGAATCGCCTTCAGACTTTGATTCACCTTCACAATCAGAATAATTTTCAGCTTTAGAGCCATCTTTAGACCCTGACTCGTCTTTAGAAACAACTTTCAAACTCCCTTCAGAAGCACCTCCAACACCAGAGGCAGGATTAGATGTGTTCCAATCCTAAGTTTCTAACTCTTTCACCATGACATCTCTATTAAATTCCACATTCTTAGAGATTAGACAATAAAGCTTATAAGTACTTGATTATATGCATTTTTATCGTGTAGGTATCGGATACCACTACTTGAGATTGTTGGTGTTACGTCAACGAAATTGACTTTTTCAGTTTCCTTTGCCTATTTGGAACATGAAAGGGAGGGTAATTTCACACGGGCACTAGAGAAGCTCAAGGAGTTGTTCTCTTCAGAGAAATTACTACCGCAGGTTGTGGTGATGGACCGAGAGCTTGCATTGATGAATGCCATGGAATCTTTGTTCCCAAATGCAACATATTTGTTGTGTTTGTTCCATATTTCAAAAAATGTGAACATAAAGTGTAAAGAGTACGTCAAATCACAAAGACAAGAACATGTCATGGATCTATGTTGTAACAACATCATGTATTCAAATACAAAAGTTGGGTTTGTCGAACACGTCAAGCACTTTGAGATTGTTTGTGCTGACATTCCTTTATTTGTTaaatatgtgattgaaacatggTAGAAACCTTATAAAGAAAGGTTTGTTGCTGCTTGGACTAACATAGTCACTCATTTGGAGAACACAACATTAAGCAGGTACACGAAACATGACAGTTTGCTGTTATTACATAACTAATCATAAGTTAACATATAATTCATTTATGTTGTTATTACATAGCCAAGAAATATGTGGTTTCTTCATTAGACCAACACATGGTTTACCGTGTGCGTGTCAGCTTGCCAAATTCCAAATACTATGCAATTTTATTCCTTTTGACTCGATTCATGAATTTTAGACGAAATTGCACATTGTAGAGCATTAGGTCAGTCTTGATGAGAGTGCTACAAAGTGGGATTTAGAAGCATAGTGTGAAAAGTTGAAGATATATTTCTGTTCATAGGATATTGTAGGCCTGAGAGTGTTGAGGAAAAGGGTTCGAGAAGTAATACATCCATCCACAACTTCTATGTGTCCACCACTGGTGAAGTACAAGCCAGAGAGGGGTGATAAGAAGAGTAGAAAAAGTAAAGAGAGTGACGTGCATCGTGATCCTAGCCAGTTGTAGTATGGCGAGGGCTCGCAAGGGTGTCAGACTACGAAGAGATCATGCACAAACCCAACTACAAGTCAATCGTCAAGTACGCCGATTGTTAGCCAACCGTCCACCGAATCTTCAAGACATATCTACTTGTCGCAGTTCCTTGATTTCTTACATATATACATCAATGACATTATTGATGTCAGTGACGATGACAATTGTTGTTTTCGTGTTATTGCAACTTTACTTATATGGGGCAAAGAGTCATGACCTTTGATACGAACGTCGTTAAATGCTCAAGTTCATCAACACTCCCAATTGTTTTCCAAGTTGTTCGATGACACAGTCTCTACCGTTAGGAATGCGTTAAGAGTAGACCACTTAAGTGTGCAGAGTATGGATAAATGGATGGCGATTCTGATATGGGTTGCCCTATTACTTCTAGATACATTGTCGTATTTTTCTCGCTTTCCATGAGACTTAACATCACCCTTTTCCCTCTTGCCTTAGCTCCACCTATGCATACGAGCAGACATAAAATCATTGTTGTTGGTTTTGTCAACAACAATCATTGGGTTTAGGTAAAGTTAAAATCCGATTGCCCATTGCCTCCCGTCACTGACCGTTGGAGACAAAATTGTACTAACGATGGCAAAAGCATGTGAATTAGCATATGTGAGTCGCTTTAGTAACTGAGAAGACGAAGTTAGGAAGTCATCTTGGTTTGTTTTATATTCTTGTATGTATGAAaattattatatgtatatattaagTCAGATAGCTTTTTTACCGATTCAATTATTCGAGAAAAATCAAGGAAAAAATAGGAATATAACTTACTAATATAATATCGAAAATTTGGAAAATTTCGGAAATTTTTAGTAAataccgaaaattttgaaatttctagaAAATTTTGGTAAATAgcggaaatttcaaaaaatttggtACATtattaagaaaatttgaaaattccagtgccaaaaattttaaaatttcaataacAAACTGTTACGGtaatattgaataattttttaaaattttcggtaattttttgaaatttttaagtAGCCACATGTGATTTtcgaaaattataatattttagtaaTATTAAAGTCAAAACACCAGAAAAGGAGAGGTGCTCGATATAACTCAGGGAATAACAAGTTAAATGCTTCATGATTTAACAGGTGGTGGATGACGATTGAATTTTAGTCATttttaaatatatcaataataatagttatattaatatcatactaaattatacttTTAAAAACTGTTTTATCAAAAATTCCctgcaaaaaattaaaataaataatatttataattaattaaataaaaaataataataatgtttatttgcttaatttaaacTTAATACttagttaaataaaaaattaaaaaactccaCATCCCATGTTTTCAACTACTTAGATAAATAAGTAaactttaaagaaaaaaaaaactctgaCATCCTATatttttaattacttaatttaataaaaaatttaaaaccttaaaaaaaatgcCAACCTTCACATATATAGAGAGGCTAATGAGTGTGTCAATTTGTTAGCCAAATATAGGTAGGGCCGGTCCTATCCATTTAGAGgcctaaaaaaaattttaaaatgagacttttaaaatatatttttgaataataattttGTGGTTGCTAAGAGTTGAACTCAAGACTAAAAGAAAAAGAGGCCTAAATTTTAACAACTCaactataattatatatttttataactaaataaaaaaaatttaaggccTTTTTTAAGCCCGAACTTTTGTTAAGGAAAGCTGTAGGAGTTTTCAGTAGATTCCTAGTTAGCTTGTTTTTACTTTTAAGAAGGATAAAAGTGGATTTCATTCTACTAGGGTAGTTGCTGCTTAGGTTCCGTTTTTTCTGGGCTTTGGCCCTCTatgtaataagaaaaaaaaacccAACATGATGATTTTAAATGACAACAACCTctatgttttaaattaattatttaaataaaaagttttaaaaaataactcaCACTCTCACgttttcaattatttaaataataacaattattaacattaaaaaaatgcaacattttatcaaaatagtaataactaattaaataaccattactaacttcttctttttttatgtCAACCATTACTAACCTTAAAATTACTTATTATTCATTAcatatttttctcttttattaatAACTTAATTATTATAGAGATATTCTCTTTCATTCATATTTTCTTCTCTCTATCAAATACTAAACCCACTAACTCAAATTTATAATATCTGTTAAGTGTATAATTTAAATTGTGTAactgttagaatccaaaatgtgga
Encoded proteins:
- the LOC131660293 gene encoding phospholipase D delta-like, with translation MTKQSDSVVYLHGNLELKIVEARFLPNMDMFSERFRRFFSAFNSCKTSISGQGKNHEPRHHHNHKIITSDPYVTVCLAGATVARTRVISNSQSPKWEEDFRIPLAHPVSQVEFYVKDNDMFGADLIGIATVSATRILSGDSICDWFPIIGTFGKPPKPDCAVFLEMKFTRCDDNPLYRSGVSLEADRFNVEDSYFPVRRGGSVTLYQDAHVPDSMLPGIELDDGVEFQQGKCWEDICHAILEAHHLVYIVGWSIFHKVKLVREPTKTLPSGGNLNLGELLKYKSQEGLRVLLLVWDDKTSHSKFFINTNGIMQTHDEETRKFFKHSSVTCVLSPRYASSKLSIFKQQVVGTLFTHHQKCVIVDTQAHGNNRKITAFIGGLDLCDGRYDTPEHRICRDLDTVYKDDYHNPTFSAGTKGPRQPWHDLHCKIEGPAAYDILTNFEQRWRRATKWSELGQKLKRVSHWHDDSLIKLERISWILSPSESMPNDDPELWVSKEDDPENWHVQVFRSIDSGSLKGFPKDIYEARAQNLVCAKNLVIDKSIQTAYIHAIRSAQHFIYIENQYFIGSSFAWPSYKEAGADNLIPMELALKIVSKIRSRERFTVYVVIPMWPEGVPSSVTVQEILYFQGQTMRMMYGIIARELKYMNMNNSHPQDYLNFYCLGNREKFATEDSNPKSSHSDDGDTVSASQKFQRFMIYVHAKGMVVDDEYVMVGSANINQRSLGGSRDTEIAMGAYQPRHTWNKKKGHPRGQVYGYRMSLWAEHLGTIHDCFKEPESLECVETVNKIAEQNWKKFTADDFKPLQGHIMKYPIKVNADGKISSLPGFESFPDVGGKVLGSRSTLPDALTT
- the LOC131660294 gene encoding plastocyanin, chloroplastic → MATVTSTTVAIPSFTGLKANAATKVSAMAKIPSSTSQSPRLCVRASLKDFGVALVATAASAVLASNALAVEVLLGASDGGLAFVPNSFEVAAGDTIVFKNNAGFPHNVVFDEDEIPAGVDAAKISMPEEDLLNAPGETYSVKLDAKGTYKFYCSPHQGAGMVGQVTVN